One window of Lacerta agilis isolate rLacAgi1 chromosome 14, rLacAgi1.pri, whole genome shotgun sequence genomic DNA carries:
- the LOC117057798 gene encoding vomeronasal type-2 receptor 26-like produces the protein MSVVPKNYQHILALAFAVLEINENPQLLPNVTLGICIYDSYFNAQKTYHATMLLTSTLEVFVPNYLCDTQKHLIAVIGGLDSDTSLHVATVLDIYKIPQPILLCNVERAIAMARYRYRKPETKSFEDHLVKCRIHIPHPPLQKYCHSSSIIIGGVVSHSFIVANSIAFTTKPPAASFEDLCVVPKNYQHILALAFAVLEINENPQLLPNVTLGICIYDSYFNAQKTYHATMLLTSTLEVFVPNYLCDTQKHLIAVIGGLDLDISLHVATVLDIYKIPQLTFSPAPVMNDKTPGLSFYQMVPQEALQYEGILSLLLHFGWTWIGVIVMENDNGERFVQTVLPLFSQKGVCFAFIERIPTLSFITEFMDIIEDGVKINDSMLGSNANVIVIYGESYSMSFFRWLPVLSVENKLRGKVWIATAQVEISAFHYQRHWDVELFHGAIAFRYQFSYLQTFHKFLEKRNPLNAIEDDFIKKFWETVFSCVFLNTIGSNADGDICTGEEKLESLPLPFFEMSMTGHSYSIYNAVYVVAHALQAMFLSRRTYGTVIARGRPKLQNQPFWQLHHFLQSVSFNNSAGDKISFDESGKMIAAFDVINLIVSSNQSFHKVKVGRLDPHPLPGPVLTINDKVIRWNSLFNQAQPLSVCSESCYPGYSKKVKEGEPFCCYDCIPCPERKISTQKDMHDCYDCMDTTYPNMKHDFCIPKARTFLSYKEPMGICLSLFALSLALMTALVLGIILKNHNTPIVKANNQNLTYILLISLLLCFISALLFIGHPEPVTCLLRQTAFSIIFSVAVSSVLAKTIMVVLAFMATKPGSRMRKWVGKSLANSIVASCSFVQAGICSVWLATSAPFPDVDMHSVTTEIILECNEGSVILFSCVLGYLGFLAIVSFVVAFFARKLPDSFNEAKFITFSMLVFCSVWLSFIPAYLSSKGKYMVAVEVFSILASSAGLLGCIFAPKCYIILLRPELNNRGQLVRR, from the exons ATGAG TGTGGTGCCCAAAaattaccagcacatcctggccttggcatttgcagtACTGGAGATAAATGAAAACCCTCAGCTATTACCAAATGTCACCTTGGGCATCTGTATCTATGACAGCTATTTCAATGCGCAGAAGACTTATCATGCTACTATGCTACTTACCTCCACATTGGAGGTATTTGTCCCTAACTACTTATGCGACACCCAAAAACATTTGATAGCAGTCATTGGAGGACTGGATTCGGATACCTCTCTTCATGTGGCCACTGTATTGGATATCTACAAAATTCCACAG CCTATTCTTCTCTGCAATGTTGAGAGAGCCATTGCTATGGCACGATACAGGTACCGGAAGCCTGAAACAAAAAGTTTTGAAG ATCACCTTGTTAAATGCAGGATCCATATTCCACACCCTCCCCTTCAAAAATACTGTCACTCAAGCAGCATCATAATTGGTGGGGTTGTTTCACACAGTTTCATTGTTGCTAACTCAATAGCCTTCACAACCAAACCTCCAGCAGCATCATTTGAAGATCTTTG TGTGGTGCCCAAAaattaccagcacatcctggcttTGGCATTTGCAGTACTGGAGATAAATGAAAACCCTCAGCTGTTACCAAATGTCACCTTGGGCATCTGTATCTATGACAGCTATTTCAATGCGCAGAAGACTTATCATGCTACTATGCTACTTACCTCCACATTGGAGGTATTTGTCCCTAACTACTTATGCGACACCCAAAAACATTTGATAGCAGTCATTGGAGGACTGGATTTGGATATCTCTCTTCATGTGGCCACTGTTTTGGATATCTACAAAATTCCACAG CTAACATTCAGTCCTGCACCAGTGATGAATGATAAAACCCCAGGCCTTTCCTTCTACCAGATGGTCCCCCAGGAAGCCCTTCAATATGAGGGcattctctctctgcttctgcattTTGGATGGACGTGGATTGGGGTCATTGTTATGGAGAATGATAATGGAGAAAGATTTGTGCAAACTGTCCTTCCACTCTTTTCCCAGAAGGGTGTTTGTTTTGCCTTCATAGAGAGAATCCCCACACTTTCTTTTATCACTGAATTTATGGACATCATAGAAGATGGGGTCAAAATAAATGACAGTATGCTGGGCAGCAATGCAAATGTAATAGTGATCTATGGAGAATCTTATTCCATGTCATTTTTTAGATGGCTTCCGGTTTTATCTGTTGAAAATAAATTAAGGGGGAAAGTTTGGATAGCTACAGCCCAGGTGGAGATCAGTGCATTTCACTATCAAAGGCATTGGGATGTTGAACTATTCCATGGTGCTATAGCCTTCAGATATCAGTTCAGTTATTTACAGACATTTCACAAGTTTCTTGAGAAGAGAAATCCTTTAAACGCAATAGAAGATGATTTTATAAAGAAATTCTGGGAGACCGTATTCAGCTGTGTCTTCTTAAATACCATTGGGAGCAATGCGGATGGAGATATTTGCACAGGAGAAGAGAAGTTGGagagcctccctctccctttttttgAAATGAGTATGACTGGGCACAGCTACAGCATCTATAATGCAGTCTATGTAGTGGCCCATGCTTTACAAGCCATGTTCTTATCCAGAAGGACATATGGCACAGTGATAGCCAGAGGAAGACCCAAACTTCAGAATCAACCGTTTTGGCAG CTCCATCACTTTCTCCAAAGTGTTTCGTTTAATAACAGTGCTGGGGACAAGATTTCTTTTGATGAAAGTGGAAAAATGATAGCTGCATTTGATGTTATAAACTTGATTGTTTCCTCCAACCAATCCTTTCATAAAGTAAAAGTTGGTAGGCTTGATCCTCATCCTCTTCCAGGCCCAGTGTTGACCATCAATGACAAGGTCATAAGGTGGAACAGCTTGTTTAACCAG GCACAACCTTTATCCGTATGCAGTGAGAGTTGTTATCCTGGTTATagcaagaaagtgaaggagggggagccattttgctgctacgATTGCATTCCATGTCCAGAAAGGAAGATTTCAACTCAGAAGG ATATGCATGACTGTTATGACTGCATGGACACAACCTATCCCAACATGAAGCATGATTTTTGCATACCCAAAGCTAGAACATTCTTATCTTATAAAGAACCTATGGGGATCTGCTTAAGCCTCTTTGCACTTTCCTTAGCATTAATGACAGCTCTGGTGCTGGGAATAATTCTGAAGAACCACAACACTCCCatcgtcaaagccaacaaccagaACCTCACATACATTCTCCTGATTTCCCTTCTGCTTTGCTTcatttctgcattgcttttcaTTGGCCATCCTGAACCGGTGACGTGTCTTCTGCGACAAACTGctttcagcatcatcttctcagtggctgtttcttctgTGCTGGCAAAAACTATCATGGTGGTTCTGGCATTTATGGCCACAAAGCCAGGAAGCAGGAtgagaaaatgggtggggaaaagcctggccaactccattgttGCATCCTGTTCCTTTGTGCAAGCCGGCATTTGCAGTGTGTGGCTGGCAACCTCTGCCCCATTCCCAGATGTGGACATGCACTCAGTGACTACAGAAATTATATTAGAATGTAATGAGGGATCtgtcattttattttcttgtgtCTTGGGCTATCTTGGCTTCTTGGCTATTGTTAGTTTTGTTGTGGCTTTCTTTGCTAGGAAGTTAccagacagtttcaatgaagccaagttcatcactttcagcatgttggtcttctgcagtgtgtgGCTATCCTTCATTCCAGCTTATCTGAGCTCCAAGGgcaaatacatggtggctgtggaggtcTTTTCTATTTTAGCTTCCAGTGCTGGGTTGCTGGGTTGCATCTTTGCACCCAAATGTTATATCATTTTGTTGAGGCCTGAGCTGAATAACAGGGGACAGCTAGTAAGAAGATAA